The Penaeus vannamei isolate JL-2024 chromosome 16, ASM4276789v1, whole genome shotgun sequence genome includes a window with the following:
- the Rrp4 gene encoding exosome complex component RRP4, with protein MEIQLACELPRVQNMVHVQGSAKPRLVTPGEVIYQDTSFMRGHGTYMEEGVQVASVAGYVTRVNRLITVTPLRQVYQGAVGDTIVGRITQVQTNRWKVDVNSRLDAELRLSNIQLPGGEQRRSNLEDERGMRGLLREGDLVCVEVQKISDDGLLRLAARSIKYGKLSQGTLLAVSPSLIVQDKQRMHDLPCGARVVFGANGYVYITPTVPQEQASTYTVNFEEVPVDIRKTIGRLRNCIKLLAIHSIMISPTSVTSAFDMSVEQEYEIKDLLKPDVMQDVAMATVQMLNE; from the exons ATGGAGATCCAGCTTGCGTGTGAACTTCCTCGAGTCCAGAATATGGTTCATGTTCAAGGCTCGGCAAAGCCAAGACTTGTCACTCCAGGTGAAGTGATTTATCAAGATACAAGTTTCATGAG GGGTCATGGCACATACATGGAAGAAGGAGTTCAGGTTGCATCAGTTGCAGGATATGTAACCCGTGTTAATCGCCTCATCACTGTCACTCCCTTGCGGCAAGTGTATCAAG GTGCTGTTGGTGACACTATTGTTGGACGTATCACACAGGTCCAGACCAACAGATGGAAAGTAGATGTTAATTCTAGGCTTGATGCTGAGCTTCGACTGTCAAACATTCAGTTACCAGGAGGAGAGCAA cgtcGTAGTAATTTAGAGGATGAACGTGGCATGAGAGGATTACTGCGGGAAGGAGACCTTGTCTGTGTTGAAGTTCAAAAGATTAGTGATGATGGATTGTTAAGATTGGCTGCCCGTAGCATCAAATATGGAAAG CTATCACAAGGAACGCTCCTAGCTGTATCACCATCACTTATTGTCCAAGACAAGCAGAGAATGCATGACCTTCCTTGTGGTGCTCGAGTTGTATTTGGAGCcaatggatatgtgtatattacTCCAACAGTACCACAAGAACAGGCATCAACTTACACTGTCAACTTTGAAGAG GTTCCAGTTGATATTCGTAAAACAATTGGACGTCTTCGCAACTGCATCAAGCTCTTAGCAATACATTCTATCATGATTTCACCAACAAGTGTAACATCTGCATTTGATATGTCTGTAGAACAGGAATATGAG ATAAAGGATTTGCTAAAGCCGGATGTTATGCAGGATGTTGCAATGGCAACAGTTCAGATGCTGAATGAGTAA